In one window of Camelina sativa cultivar DH55 chromosome 15, Cs, whole genome shotgun sequence DNA:
- the LOC104744864 gene encoding uncharacterized protein DDB_G0271670-like, translating to MVELKDQDMGEGMQCVTHPYTKNPGGICALCLQEKLGKLVTSSFPVPKPNHLSSSSPPPPKSFSPSTTSLALSLSSGSNGRDSTNNNNLPFLLAKKKKSMLAASSSSSSSSSSSSSANLIYKRSKSTAAGYGESFGQRKRSGFWSFLHLYSSKHQISTTTKKVDNFSHSRRNQRTETGTESSSKRVGGGGGIDVIVEEEDETPAKVVSETPTNGIGNGGGGGSSFGRKVLRSRSVGCGSRSFSGDFFERISNGFGDCALRRIESQREATKVISNGGGEAADAMSEMVKCGGIFGGFMIMTSSSSSSSTTSSSTVDHHHHHHNHKMGNRSWGWAFASPMRAKATTNHRGRTITESSADNKNTSPNLDSIPSLLALKS from the coding sequence ATGGTGGAGCTCAAAGATCAAGACATGGGAGAAGGTATGCAATGCGTAACACATCCTTACACAAAGAACCCAGGTGGTATCTGTGCACTCTGTCTCCAGGAAAAGCTTGGTAAGCTCGTTACTTCCTCTTTCCCTGTTCCAAAACCAAAccacctctcttcttcttctcctcctcctcctaaaTCTTTCAGTCCTTCCACTACATCTCTCGCTCTGTCTCTCTCATCTGGAAGTAACGGAAGAGActccacaaacaacaacaatctccCGTTTCTGcttgcgaagaagaagaagagtatgcTCGCagcttcatcttcctcctcttcttcttcctcttcgtcttcttcagctAATCTCATCTACAAGAGAAGTAAATCCACGGCTGCTGGTTACGGTGAGAGTTTCGGGCAAAGGAAACGAAGTGGGTTTTGGtcttttcttcatctctacTCTTCGAAACATCAGATCAGCACCACCACCAAAAAAGTCGATAACTTTAGCCATTCAAGGAGGAACCAGAGAACAGAGACAGGAACAGAGTCATCATCTAAGAGggtcggtggtggtggaggcaTTGATGTGAtagttgaggaagaagatgagactCCTGCCAAAGTGGTTTCAGAAACGCCAACGAATGGTATTGgtaatggtggtggtggtggttcgtCTTTTGGGAGGAAAGTGTTGAGATCTAGATCTGTTGGCTGTGGAAGTAGAAGCTTCTCTGGTGATTTCTTTGAGAGGATCTCTAATGGGTTTGGTGATTGTGCCTTGAGAAGGATTGAGTCACAGAGGGAAGCCACTAAGGTTATTAGTAATGGAGGTGGTGAAGCAGCGGATGCCATGAGTGAAATGGTCAAATGTGGTGGCATCTTTGGTGGGTTTATGATCAtgacatcatcatcttcttcatcatcaacaacatcttcatcgacggttgatcatcatcatcatcatcacaatcatAAGATGGGGAACAGAAGCTGGGGATGGGCTTTTGCTAGTCCAATGAGAGCCAAGGCTACTACTAATCATAGAGGTCGTACTATTACAGAGTCTTCAGCTGACAACAAGAACACATCTCCCAATTTGGACTCTATTCCTTCATTGTTGGCTTTGAAAagctaa
- the LOC104744862 gene encoding peroxisomal fatty acid beta-oxidation multifunctional protein MFP2, with translation MDSRTKGKTVMEVGSDGVAVITLINPPVNSLSFDVLYNLKSNYEEALSRNDVKAIVITGAKGKFSGGFDISGFGEIQKGTRKEPKVGYISIDILTDLLEAARKPSVAAIDGLALGGGLELSMACHARISTPGAQLGLPELQLGVIPGFGGTQRLPRLVGLTKALEMILTSKPVRAEEGHSLGLIDAVVPSAELLTTARRWALDIVERRKPWISSVLKTDKLPPLGEAREILKFARGQTRKQAPNMKHPLMCLDALETGIVSGPRAGLEKEAEVGSQVISLDTTKGLIHVFFSQRGTVKVPGVTDRGLIPRKIKKVAIIGGGLMGSGIATALILSNYPVILKEVNEKFLEAGIGRVKANLQSRVRKGSMSKEKFEKTMSLLKGSLDYESFRDVDMVIEAVIENISLKQQIFADLEKYCPQHCILASNTSTIDLNKIGERTKSQDRIVGAHFFSPAHVMPLLEIVRTNHTSAQVIVDLLDVGKKIKKTPVVVGNCTGFAVNRMFFPYTQAAMFLVERGADPYLIDSAVSKFGMPMGPFRLCDLVGFGVAIATATQFIENFPERTYKSMIIPLMQEDKRAGEATRKGFYLYDDKRKAKPDPELKKYIEKARSMSGANVDPKLVKLSEKEIIEMTFFPVVNEACRVFAEGIAVKAADLDIAAIFGMGFPPYRGGIMFWADSIGSKYIYSRLDEWSKTYGDFFKPCAFLAERGSKGAPLSAPVEQARSRL, from the exons ATGGATTCACGAACCAAGGGGAAGACGGTGATGGAAGTTGGTAGCGATGGCGTTGCCGTCATCACACTCATCAATCCTCCTGTCAATTCCCTCTCTTTCGACG TGCTATACAACCTCAAAAGTAATTACGAGGAGGCCTTGAGCAGGAATGATGTTAAAGCTATTGTTATCACGG GTGCAAAGGGGAAGTTCTCTGGTGGTTTTGATATATCTGGTTTTGGTGAAATTCAGAAGGGGACTA GGAAAGAGCCAAAGGTTGGATACATATCCATCGACATCCTCACCGACTTGCTTGAAG cTGCAAGGAAGCCTTCTGTTGCTGCCATTGATGGGCTTGCCTTGGGAGGAGGGTTAGAACTTTCTATG gctTGCCATGCAAGGATTTCAACTCCTGGTGCACAGTTAGGTTTACCCGAGCTGCAACTCGGTGTTATTCCTGGGTTTGGAG GAACGCAGCGTCTTCCGCGTCTTGTTGGTCTCACAAAAGCCCTTGAAATGATTTTG ACATCTAAGCCAGTTAGAGCTGAGGAAGGTCATTCGTTGGGTCTTATTGATGCTGTGGTGCCATCTGCCGAGTTATTAACCACCGCTCGTCGTTGGGCCCTTGACATAGTTGAGAGGAGAAAACCATGGATTTCTAGTGTTTTGAAGACTGACAAGTTACCTCCTCTTGGAGAGGCAAGGGAGATACTGAAGTTTGCCAGAGGACAGACACGCAAACAAGCCCCGAATATGAAACACCCCTTAATGTGCCTTGACGCTCTTGAAACGGGTATTGTTTCTGGTCCAAGGGCTGGTTTAGAAAAG GAGGCTGAAGTCGGCTCTCAAGTGATCAGCCTTGATACCACCAAAGGCTTGATCCACGTATTCTTTTCTCAGCGAGGAACTGTAAAG GTTCCTGGAGTTACTGATCGTGGGTTGATACCTAGGAAGATAAAGAAGGTAGCCATAATTGGAGGCGGGTTAATGGGGTCTGGAATTGCCACCGCATTGATCCTAAGTAACTATCCAGTGATTCTCAAGGAGGTAAATGAGAAGTTCCTGGAGGCGGGAATTGGCAGAGTTAAAG CCAATCTCCAGAGTCGTGTAAGGAAAGGAAGCATGTCTAAGGAAAAGTTTGAGAAAACCATGTCCCTCCTCAAGGGTTCTCTTGATTATGAGAGCTTTAGGGATGTGGACATGGTCATTGAG GCTgttattgaaaatatatcttTGAAGCAACAAATTTTTGCTGATCTGGAGAAGTACTGTCCTCAGCATTGTATCCTCGCTAGCAACACATCTACCATTGACTTGAACAAAATTGGGGAGCGGACTAAGTCTCAGGATAGAATCGTTGGAGCACATTTTTTCAG TCCAGCACATGTCATGCCACTACTTGAAATAGTTCGGACCAATCATACCTCTGCCCAAGTAATTGTGGACCTGTTAGATGTTGGgaagaagattaagaaaacaCCAGTCGTGGTGGGAAACTGCACAGGGTTTGCAGTGAATAGAATGTTCTTCCCTTACACACAGGCAGCTATGTTCCTGGTTGAGCGTGGAGCAGATCCATATCTAATCGACAGTGCAGTCAGCAAGTTTGGGATGCCAATGGGTCCCTTCAG ATTGTGTGACCTGGTTGGATTTGGTGTGGCGATTGCAACTGCAACACAATTCATTGAGAACTTCCCAGAACGGACATACAAATCAATGATTATCCCACTTATGCAAGAGGACAAGAGAGCTG GTGAAGCCACTCGTAAAGGTTTCTATTTGTATGACGATAAGCGCAAGGCTAAACCTGATCCTGAGTTAAAGAAATATATCGAAAAGGCAAGGAGCATGTCTGGAGCAAATGTTGACCCTAAG TTGGTGAAACTGTCGGAGAAGGAAATAATTGAAATGACGTTTTTCCCAGTAGTAAATGAGGCGTGCAGGGTTTTCGCTGAAGGTATTGCAGTCAAAGCAGCAGACCTTGACATTGCTGCCATATTTGGAATGGGTTTTCCACCTTACAG aggaggaatcATGTTCTGGGCTGATTCCATAGGATCGAAATACATTTACTCGAGGCTAGATGAGTGGTCGAAGACTTATGGTGATTTCTTCAAGCCTTGTGCTTTTTTGGCTGAAAGGGGATCTAAAGGAGCTCCTCTG AGCGCTCCCGTGGAGCAAGCGAGATCGCGGTTGTAA
- the LOC104744861 gene encoding lipoamide acyltransferase component of branched-chain alpha-keto acid dehydrogenase complex, mitochondrial: MIARRIWRSHRFLRSFSSSSVCAPPFRVPEFHSQSSSSPASRPFFVHPLTLMKWCGGSRSWYSNEAMAIDSNAGLIDVPLAQTGEGIAECELLKWFVKEGDLIEEFQPLCEVQSDKATIEITSRFKGKVALISHSPGDIIKVGETLVRLAVEDAQDALLVTADSPEIVIPGGSKQKTDNVVGALSTPAVRNLAKDLGIDINVITGTGKDGRVLKEDVLRFGDQKGFVTDSVSSEHTVVGGDSGSAIASNFEDKIVPLRGFNRAMVKTMTMATSVPHFHFVEEINCDALVELKQFFKENNTDSTIKHTFLPTLIKSLSMALAKYPLVNSCFNAESLEIILKGSHNIGVAMATEHGLVVPNIKNVQSLSLLEITKELSRLQHLATNNKLNPEDVTGGTITLSNIGAIGGKFGSPLLNLPEVAIIALGRIEKVPKFSQEGTVYPASIMMVNIAADHRVLDGATVARFCCQWKEYIEKPELLMLQMR, encoded by the exons ATGATCGCGCGACGGATCTGGCGGAGCCATCGGTTTCTCCGCTCATTCAGCTCTTCTTCTGTTTGCGCTCCGCCGTTTCGAGTCCCGGAGTTTCATTCTCAgtcgtcttcttctccggcgTCGCGCCCATTCTTTGTTCACCCTCTCACT TTGATGAAATGGTGTGGAGGAAGTAGAAGCTGGTATTCGAACGAAGCCATGGCCATAGATTCGAATGCAGGGCTAATTGATGTGCCACTAGCACAAACTGGGGAAGGTATTGCTGAATGTGAGCTTCTCAAGTGGTTTGTGAAAGAG GGAGATCTTATTGAAGAGTTTCAGCCACTATGTGAAGTTCAAAGCGATAAAGCAACAATAGAGATAACTAGTCGTTTTAAGGGGAAAGTGGCTCTCATTTCACATTCTCCAGGTGACATTATTAAG GTTGGAGAGACTCTGGTTAGGCTGGCGGTTGAAGATGCGCAGGATGCTCTTCTAGTAACCGCTGATAGTCCAGAAATTGTAATTCCGGGAGGTTCAAAGCAGAAAACAGACAATGTTGTTGGAGCTCTCTCAACACCTGCTGTTCGTAACCTTGCTAAAGACCTTGGCATAGATATCAATGTTATAACTGGAACTGGCAAAGATGGGAGGGTTTTGAAAGAGGATGTTCTTAGATTTGGTGACCAGAAAGGATTCGTAACAGATTCAGTTTCTTCTGAGCATACTGTTGTAGGAGGAGACTCGGGTTCTGCTATAGCGAGTAACTTTGAAGATAAAATAGTTCCTCTAAG GGGATTCAACCGAGCAATGGTCAAGACAATGACTATGGCTACAAGTGTACCACATTTTCATTTCGTTGAAGAGATAAACTGCGACGCACTTGTGGAGCTTAAGCAATTCTTCAAAGAGAACAATACAGATTCCACCATCAAACACACTTTTCTTCCTACTTTAATTAAGTCACTGTCAATGGCTCTAGCCAAATATCCCTTAGTGAATAGCTGCTTCAACGCTGAATCTCTCGAGATCATTCTCAAAG GATCACATAACATTGGAGTTGCAATGGCCACTGAACATGGCCTTGTTGTTCCTAATATAAAGAATGTTCAGTCATTATCTCTGCTAGAGATAACCAAAGAGCTGTCACGGTTACAACATTTGGCGACAAACAACAAACTTAACCCCGAGGATGTAACCGGTGGAACCATAACTCTGAGTAACATTGGAGCAATCGGTGGGAAATTCGGATCCCCTCTTCTAAACTTACCGGAAGTTGCAATCATCGCTCTTGGAAGGATCGAGAAAGTTCCAAAATTCTCACAAGAAGGAACTGTTTATCCTGCATCAATAATGATG GTTAACATTGCTGCGGATCATAGAGTACTAGATGGAGCAACAGTAGCTCGGTTTTGCTGCCAGTGGAAAGAGTACATAGAGAAACCAGAGTTGCTGATGCTTCAAATGAGATAA